Proteins encoded together in one uncultured Sphaerochaeta sp. window:
- a CDS encoding response regulator transcription factor codes for MNKIRVMIADDQAIVAQGLGALLSVEDDMEVVKIVDNGQKVLEELEKQPVDVILMDIRMPVMNGVECTGHVCDKYPNTKVLILTTFDDDDYISKAIGNGASGYMLKDLTAEKLTAAVRNVHIGNSVLDHLITKKIVGNTGVIREKRKSIRTENGEVLTTREMDILKLVARGLNNTEIADALCLSLGTVKNYITALYDKLGIKGRPKLMSFAIDNGLMGDGGST; via the coding sequence ATGAACAAGATTCGGGTGATGATCGCAGATGACCAGGCAATAGTTGCACAAGGCTTAGGTGCTCTCTTGTCGGTGGAAGACGATATGGAAGTGGTGAAGATTGTCGATAATGGGCAAAAGGTTCTGGAAGAACTGGAAAAGCAGCCTGTCGATGTGATTCTCATGGATATCAGGATGCCTGTCATGAACGGGGTGGAATGCACTGGGCACGTATGCGATAAATATCCCAATACCAAGGTATTGATACTCACGACCTTTGATGATGACGATTATATCAGCAAGGCCATTGGCAATGGTGCCTCTGGCTATATGCTGAAAGACCTTACGGCAGAAAAACTCACGGCTGCAGTACGGAACGTCCATATTGGTAATTCTGTGCTGGACCATCTCATCACCAAGAAGATTGTAGGAAATACGGGTGTAATACGAGAAAAACGCAAAAGTATACGAACTGAAAATGGTGAAGTCTTAACCACAAGGGAGATGGATATTCTAAAGCTTGTTGCACGTGGTTTGAACAATACGGAGATAGCAGATGCATTGTGTTTATCCTTGGGGACAGTCAAGAACTACATAACCGCACTCTATGATAAGCTTGGAATAAAGGGGCGACCCAAACTGATGTCGTTTGCTATAGACAATGGACTTATGGGGGACGGAGGGAGTACCTGA
- a CDS encoding sensor histidine kinase: MIFWHILPAFLLILTLQVILQYRLIPECLGNRELSKNAKIFWVVILLLSLPGIIAYLLAFQKRARAETTHDLRPQLNRNIEESIFLGLLLAFLLYVIAIVRVNPGNLPIASILTACLVIMMGIHYLPHERFHVLRGVLPYILAILIIGQDYLSVSEDYGFVVLLTVALVIIEYSLRYNSIYFWVPLILYQAVALFKFKAAQGYLDGDFIAGYILSNTVTYCFVTATFYFAKRQLIQNNQLHYLMKELKGKTLQLEEAGILKERSRIAREIHDTLGHSLTGAIIQLEVARKLIDKNSDKALEAIIRSQEITRSGFNDVKRAIKALNPLGIEELSLSECLHQLIQEARDSYNFYIEGDIDLPEDLSDDLKIPVYRIIQELITNSIRHGEASSMELTMECHDNTLRIQSHDNGKGCAKLQEGNGLRGIRERINQVGGQVRFSSQEGNGFTVLIHIPL, from the coding sequence ATGATTTTTTGGCATATTCTCCCCGCATTTCTGCTTATTCTCACGCTTCAAGTCATACTTCAGTACAGGTTGATACCTGAATGTCTTGGAAATAGGGAGCTTTCAAAAAATGCCAAGATTTTCTGGGTTGTTATTTTGCTCCTCAGTCTCCCTGGGATAATTGCCTACCTTCTTGCATTCCAGAAGAGAGCGAGAGCCGAAACAACCCATGACCTGAGACCACAATTGAACCGAAACATTGAAGAGAGTATATTCCTCGGGCTTCTCCTGGCATTTTTGTTGTATGTTATTGCCATCGTACGGGTAAACCCTGGGAATCTTCCGATAGCGAGTATCTTGACGGCATGTCTTGTCATCATGATGGGTATACATTATTTGCCTCATGAGAGGTTCCATGTGCTGCGAGGCGTTCTGCCTTATATTCTTGCCATCCTCATCATAGGACAAGACTATCTCTCTGTTTCTGAGGACTACGGGTTCGTTGTGCTTCTCACCGTGGCATTAGTGATCATTGAATACAGTCTTAGGTATAATAGCATCTATTTCTGGGTGCCCCTTATCCTGTATCAGGCGGTAGCTCTTTTCAAGTTCAAGGCAGCCCAAGGATACTTGGATGGAGATTTTATAGCTGGTTATATTTTGAGCAACACCGTGACGTACTGTTTTGTAACGGCAACGTTTTATTTTGCCAAGAGGCAGCTCATCCAGAATAATCAACTCCATTATCTCATGAAGGAACTCAAAGGCAAGACTCTACAACTTGAGGAAGCGGGTATATTGAAGGAGCGTAGCCGCATCGCCAGGGAGATCCATGACACACTTGGACACTCCCTAACCGGTGCAATAATACAGCTGGAGGTTGCCAGAAAACTCATCGATAAGAATTCTGACAAGGCACTGGAAGCGATTATCCGGAGTCAAGAGATTACAAGATCTGGGTTCAATGATGTGAAAAGGGCTATAAAAGCACTGAACCCATTGGGCATTGAAGAGCTGTCACTCTCTGAATGTTTACACCAGTTGATACAAGAAGCTCGAGACAGCTACAACTTTTATATTGAAGGTGATATAGACCTTCCTGAAGACCTCTCTGACGATCTTAAGATACCCGTCTACAGAATTATCCAAGAGCTTATTACCAATAGCATACGGCATGGAGAGGCTAGCAGCATGGAACTCACCATGGAATGCCATGATAATACCCTTAGGATACAGAGCCATGACAACGGTAAAGGATGTGCCAAGCTACAGGAAGGTAATGGGCTGAGAGGTATTAGAGAGAGAATTAACCAGGTTGGCGGCCAGGTGCGGTTTTCATCACAAGAAGGCAATGGCTTTACTGTTCTGATTCACATACCTCTCTAA
- a CDS encoding type II toxin-antitoxin system RelB/DinJ family antitoxin produces the protein MAGKADTSMTIRMNREVKEEAQMIFSELGMDMTTAINVFLRQAIHHSGFPFEVVLPTPNDVTLSAMKSAEEGKDMHGPFDSVSSLMDALNNA, from the coding sequence ATGGCAGGAAAAGCCGATACCAGTATGACAATCCGTATGAATCGGGAAGTTAAGGAAGAAGCGCAGATGATTTTTTCTGAGCTTGGTATGGACATGACTACCGCAATCAATGTTTTTTTACGACAGGCCATTCACCATAGTGGGTTTCCCTTTGAGGTAGTTCTACCTACCCCCAATGATGTGACTCTCTCCGCAATGAAATCAGCTGAGGAAGGAAAGGACATGCACGGCCCGTTTGATAGTGTTTCAAGCCTGATGGATGCACTAAATAATGCTTAA
- a CDS encoding type II toxin-antitoxin system YafQ family toxin produces the protein MLKPSFTGQFKKDYRKAVKRGCDPKKLEEVITFLCNEQPLPSSFHDHPLVNSKDYKGMRECHVQPDWLLVYKIVQDTLILKLIRTGTHSDLF, from the coding sequence ATGCTTAAGCCTTCATTCACTGGACAGTTCAAGAAAGACTACAGAAAGGCAGTAAAAAGAGGCTGTGACCCTAAAAAGTTGGAAGAGGTAATTACTTTTCTCTGTAATGAACAACCACTACCATCATCATTTCATGATCATCCTCTCGTCAACTCAAAGGACTATAAGGGGATGAGAGAATGTCACGTCCAACCGGATTGGTTGCTTGTATATAAGATAGTACAAGATACACTTATCCTAAAACTGATAAGGACTGGAACACATAGTGATTTATTTTAA
- a CDS encoding HD domain-containing phosphohydrolase encodes MKTFVRLKNEINIRTVNKIFALRDPYTISHQAEVADFSKTLGQHMGLDESAIDDLYLGGTFHDIGKIETPQEILSKPMNLNQEEYNLVKRHPNTGYEILIDASLSDNVKQIVLEHHERLDGSGYPNQLRGNEIHDLSKIVAVSDVVSAMQTHRPYRAALPAKIVINELKRQAGISLDKDITNLAIEVLCNQ; translated from the coding sequence ATGAAGACTTTTGTGCGATTGAAAAATGAGATAAACATAAGAACTGTCAATAAGATATTTGCTCTGAGAGACCCTTACACGATTTCACATCAGGCGGAGGTAGCTGATTTTTCAAAGACCTTAGGGCAACACATGGGATTGGATGAAAGTGCAATCGACGATCTCTATCTGGGTGGAACATTCCATGACATTGGAAAAATTGAGACCCCTCAAGAGATTCTAAGCAAACCGATGAATCTCAACCAGGAAGAATATAATCTCGTGAAAAGACATCCAAACACAGGGTATGAAATATTGATCGATGCTTCCCTCTCAGATAATGTGAAGCAAATTGTCTTGGAGCATCATGAACGGCTAGATGGGAGTGGATATCCGAATCAATTGAGGGGAAATGAAATACATGATCTCTCCAAAATCGTTGCAGTATCCGATGTTGTTTCTGCAATGCAAACCCATAGACCGTATAGGGCAGCACTTCCAGCGAAAATCGTTATCAACGAGCTTAAAAGGCAAGCTGGTATTAGTTTGGACAAAGATATAACAAATCTGGCGATTGAGGTGCTATGTAACCAATGA
- a CDS encoding GNAT family N-acetyltransferase translates to MKIARLSQVSHSDIHAAFLRAFSDYQIPVKETLEEMAVENRQRGIDYDASFGAFADNGELVGFLFCGVRNDEGALYYYDGGTAIIPEWRGRGIGGLLLDTVLPDAKSRGAYDFILEVIQDNVNARKLYESRGFSISRNLRCYKKSLKDIPLMESFSYTIKTPEMDEYREVSKSLSLPYIPSWQNTNASVLSIFEHLITRVLSHGGKPVGYFVLNPQTGHILQMSALGGSPSIYSELMSLVRTCTMADSVKFINIDESSTFITFLEENGWDRYIDQYEMIKCFKPTS, encoded by the coding sequence ATGAAAATTGCCAGACTTTCTCAAGTTTCTCATTCTGATATACATGCCGCTTTTCTGCGTGCCTTCAGCGACTATCAAATACCGGTGAAGGAGACATTGGAGGAGATGGCAGTGGAGAACAGGCAAAGGGGAATTGACTATGACGCCTCATTCGGAGCCTTTGCGGACAATGGTGAACTTGTTGGGTTTCTCTTCTGCGGAGTCAGAAACGATGAAGGGGCTCTGTATTATTATGACGGTGGGACTGCAATAATTCCTGAATGGCGTGGACGCGGCATTGGTGGGCTTCTTCTGGATACGGTGTTGCCCGATGCAAAATCTCGAGGTGCTTACGATTTTATCCTTGAGGTCATCCAAGATAATGTAAATGCACGAAAGCTTTATGAATCTCGGGGCTTCTCCATTTCCCGGAATCTTCGATGTTATAAGAAATCGTTGAAAGACATTCCATTGATGGAATCCTTCTCCTATACGATCAAGACTCCTGAAATGGATGAATATAGAGAGGTTTCCAAATCTCTTTCTTTGCCGTACATCCCTTCGTGGCAGAACACCAATGCGTCCGTACTCAGTATCTTTGAACATCTCATAACGCGTGTGTTGAGCCATGGGGGGAAACCGGTCGGATACTTTGTGCTAAATCCCCAAACGGGACATATCCTACAAATGTCAGCCCTAGGGGGATCGCCTTCAATCTACAGTGAACTCATGTCTCTTGTAAGAACCTGTACAATGGCCGATAGCGTCAAATTCATCAATATTGACGAATCATCAACATTCATCACTTTTTTGGAAGAGAACGGGTGGGATCGTTACATCGACCAATATGAGATGATCAAATGTTTCAAGCCTACTTCTTGA
- a CDS encoding sigma 54-interacting transcriptional regulator: MINISFIVPYKAMKYVVEEIFSSHQEKAELRPNILTKTVDEIQKEDLEQADIVIARGYSANRVKATDVPVLPISVTGFDITVALNSCIQKYNPTKIAVIGPLNTVYGIEEIASVFSCEIASYQVSNPNDLKSIILRAQAEGATAIIAGKSGTSIATALGIDAIMILSGRKTIMQSIDEAIRAVRLMRQERERTDRFKGIMDYSFEGILSVNNEGIITTANNYARKVLDGLDNEPEQIYLKDVLPQLDSQAVLEGRTKILGELIQIQKNLYTFNCVCAGDTGAVVTFTNVSKIQELEGQIRSKLHKKGLVAKYQFSDVIGSEEKLLETIKRAKKFSKAESNIYIFGETGTGKELFAQSIHNSSARRAHPFVAINCAALSDNLLESELFGYMDGAFTGASKGGKIGLFELAHRGTVFLDEIGDISPSLQSKLLRVLQEREIRRIGSDQVIPIDVKIICASNKNLSSLVESGVFREDLFYRLNVLKLKLPPLRERPRDIIDLSKYFIKMNCKKLGYNSITLSDEAEELLQGYSWLGNVRELSNFCERLCVLLEEGVAEATDVLDCLEESERLEELLPSQNDLVSATMTSEKEILLQVLENSKTKREAALKLGIDPSTLWRKMKKHGLE; the protein is encoded by the coding sequence ATGATAAATATTTCGTTCATCGTCCCCTATAAAGCAATGAAGTACGTCGTTGAGGAAATTTTCTCATCGCATCAAGAAAAGGCGGAACTTCGTCCGAACATCCTTACAAAAACGGTGGATGAAATCCAGAAGGAAGATCTGGAACAGGCTGACATTGTCATCGCTCGTGGCTACTCGGCAAACCGGGTAAAGGCTACCGACGTGCCGGTACTACCCATCTCTGTGACAGGCTTCGACATCACCGTTGCCCTCAACTCCTGTATTCAAAAGTACAATCCGACAAAAATTGCTGTCATCGGCCCACTAAATACCGTCTATGGTATAGAGGAGATAGCAAGTGTCTTTTCCTGTGAGATCGCGAGTTATCAAGTGTCTAATCCCAATGACTTGAAAAGCATCATCCTCCGAGCACAGGCAGAAGGAGCAACTGCCATCATCGCAGGTAAGAGCGGAACTTCAATAGCCACAGCTCTTGGTATTGATGCAATAATGATCCTCAGCGGACGTAAGACGATAATGCAGTCCATAGACGAAGCAATCCGTGCTGTGCGCCTAATGCGCCAGGAACGTGAAAGAACCGACCGCTTCAAGGGCATTATGGACTACTCATTCGAAGGCATCCTCTCGGTAAACAACGAAGGCATCATAACTACAGCGAACAACTACGCACGAAAGGTACTCGATGGCTTGGATAATGAGCCCGAACAGATATATTTAAAGGATGTGCTTCCCCAACTCGACAGCCAGGCAGTATTGGAAGGACGGACTAAGATCCTGGGCGAATTGATACAGATACAAAAGAACCTCTACACCTTCAACTGCGTATGTGCCGGAGACACCGGGGCGGTTGTCACTTTCACCAATGTATCCAAGATACAGGAACTGGAAGGTCAGATCAGGAGCAAGTTGCATAAGAAAGGTCTGGTTGCAAAGTACCAATTCTCAGATGTAATTGGTAGTGAAGAAAAACTTCTAGAGACGATCAAGCGAGCCAAGAAGTTCAGTAAGGCGGAATCGAATATCTATATTTTTGGGGAGACGGGAACAGGCAAGGAGCTCTTCGCCCAGAGCATCCATAACTCGAGTGCCCGCCGGGCACACCCGTTTGTAGCCATCAACTGCGCTGCCCTCTCGGACAATCTGTTGGAGAGCGAGCTTTTTGGGTATATGGATGGGGCATTTACCGGTGCCTCAAAAGGTGGCAAGATTGGACTTTTCGAACTCGCCCACAGAGGAACAGTGTTCCTCGATGAGATCGGGGATATTTCACCGAGTTTGCAAAGCAAGTTGCTGAGGGTTCTACAGGAGCGTGAGATTCGGAGAATAGGGAGTGACCAGGTAATTCCGATAGATGTGAAGATCATCTGTGCATCGAATAAGAACTTAAGCAGTCTGGTGGAAAGTGGGGTTTTTCGTGAGGACCTCTTCTACAGGCTCAATGTATTGAAACTCAAACTACCCCCACTTCGAGAAAGGCCCAGGGACATTATCGACCTGAGCAAGTACTTTATCAAAATGAACTGTAAGAAACTCGGCTATAACTCCATTACCCTCTCCGATGAGGCTGAAGAGTTACTACAGGGCTACAGCTGGCTGGGAAACGTACGCGAGCTCTCCAATTTCTGTGAACGGCTGTGCGTTCTGCTGGAAGAAGGAGTTGCAGAAGCAACAGATGTGCTCGATTGCTTGGAAGAATCGGAAAGACTCGAAGAATTACTCCCATCCCAAAATGATTTAGTATCAGCGACAATGACCAGTGAGAAGGAAATCCTTCTCCAAGTATTGGAAAACAGCAAGACCAAGCGGGAAGCAGCCTTGAAGTTGGGCATAGATCCCTCAACCTTATGGAGGAAAATGAAGAAACACGGACTGGAGTAA
- the otnK gene encoding 3-oxo-tetronate kinase, translating to MKKIGVIADDFTGATDIAGFLVANGITTVQVNGVPDHDLKVQVDSWVVSLKSRSCPKEEAVRDSLSALKWLQGQGCEQIYFKYCSTFDSTEKGNIGPVIDALMQELETDQTVVCPALPVNGRTIYKGYLFVYDQLLNESGMRNHPVTPMKDSKLSRVMESQSKGKAASLHVETLNAGVGAVKTFLKHSREKGYSYVVLDALDQAHLDIAAQALVDMPLITGGSGLAASLASLYCSDVMNKVNAIAGGRPKVAKTIILAGSCSEATNRQVSLYRNSADALKISKDELIRDKDGYLKEVLNWLTPRLDDPFAPLVYATVPPEELALSREKYPAGVVEEAIEAFFGNLAVELHKMGVRNYITAGGETSGKVVQSLGIDSFFIGPQIDPGVPWLKAVEEDVFLVLKSGNFGSDDFFIKAQKEMV from the coding sequence ATGAAGAAAATTGGTGTCATAGCAGATGATTTCACCGGGGCCACTGATATTGCAGGTTTTCTCGTGGCCAATGGGATCACCACGGTTCAGGTAAACGGAGTGCCCGACCACGATTTGAAAGTACAGGTTGACTCCTGGGTTGTGAGCCTGAAATCTCGCTCGTGTCCGAAGGAAGAGGCGGTGAGAGATTCTCTCTCCGCCCTCAAGTGGCTTCAAGGGCAGGGGTGTGAGCAGATCTATTTCAAGTACTGCTCAACCTTTGACTCGACAGAAAAGGGCAACATAGGGCCTGTTATTGATGCCTTGATGCAAGAGCTGGAAACTGACCAGACGGTGGTATGCCCAGCCCTCCCTGTCAACGGCAGGACAATCTACAAAGGCTACTTGTTTGTATATGACCAGTTGCTCAATGAGTCGGGTATGCGAAACCACCCTGTTACCCCAATGAAGGATTCCAAGCTCAGCCGAGTGATGGAGAGCCAGTCAAAGGGAAAGGCGGCCAGCCTACATGTGGAAACCCTCAATGCTGGAGTGGGTGCTGTAAAGACTTTTCTGAAGCATTCAAGGGAAAAGGGGTACAGCTATGTGGTCCTCGATGCCCTAGATCAGGCGCATCTCGACATTGCAGCCCAAGCTCTTGTTGATATGCCCCTTATCACAGGGGGATCGGGACTTGCAGCATCCTTGGCAAGCCTCTATTGCTCCGATGTCATGAACAAGGTAAACGCTATAGCTGGCGGGAGACCCAAGGTTGCCAAGACGATCATCCTTGCCGGTTCATGCTCGGAAGCAACCAACCGGCAGGTGTCCCTGTACCGGAATAGTGCCGATGCGCTCAAGATTAGCAAGGATGAATTGATTAGGGACAAGGATGGATACCTGAAGGAAGTACTTAATTGGCTCACACCCCGTCTAGATGATCCATTCGCCCCCTTGGTGTATGCAACCGTACCTCCAGAAGAACTTGCCCTTTCGAGAGAGAAGTATCCTGCCGGTGTTGTTGAGGAAGCAATAGAAGCATTCTTTGGCAACCTTGCAGTGGAATTGCATAAGATGGGTGTACGAAATTATATCACCGCCGGGGGGGAGACCAGCGGCAAGGTGGTTCAGAGCCTTGGTATCGATTCGTTTTTCATCGGGCCTCAGATTGATCCAGGGGTTCCTTGGCTTAAGGCAGTTGAAGAAGATGTCTTTCTTGTCCTCAAGAGCGGGAATTTTGGGAGCGATGATTTCTTCATCAAGGCTCAGAAGGAGATGGTATGA
- a CDS encoding aldolase: MSESELRIQMVRFCKSLYERGYMAGGAGNVSVRVDGSTILATPTGSCLGRLVADELSLVDNSGMLISGKKPSKEVKFHLALYKGPNVNAVVHLHSTWTTRLSCIADIDTNEIIKPFTPYFVMKIGRIEMIPYYPPGDDRLAEALGKWAGKRNAFLLQNHGPVITGSSLEVAMDLMEEFEETAKLVYLLKDEKVRYLSENEIDYLRNKEKTKQ, encoded by the coding sequence ATGAGTGAATCAGAATTGAGAATCCAGATGGTTCGGTTTTGTAAATCTCTCTATGAACGGGGGTATATGGCAGGCGGCGCCGGCAATGTCAGTGTACGCGTTGATGGGAGTACCATCCTTGCAACTCCCACAGGATCCTGTCTGGGCAGACTGGTTGCAGACGAACTCAGTCTTGTGGATAACTCCGGTATGCTCATATCCGGCAAGAAGCCGTCCAAGGAGGTGAAGTTTCATCTTGCACTCTACAAGGGCCCGAATGTGAATGCTGTGGTTCACTTGCATTCTACTTGGACAACACGACTTTCTTGCATTGCAGATATCGATACCAATGAGATCATCAAGCCATTCACGCCCTATTTTGTAATGAAGATAGGTAGGATTGAGATGATTCCCTACTATCCGCCAGGGGACGACCGATTGGCTGAAGCGCTTGGCAAATGGGCTGGTAAAAGAAATGCGTTTCTCCTGCAGAACCATGGTCCTGTGATTACCGGTTCATCTTTGGAAGTTGCGATGGACCTGATGGAGGAGTTTGAGGAAACCGCCAAGCTGGTCTATCTGCTCAAGGATGAAAAGGTAAGATACCTCAGTGAGAATGAAATTGATTATCTGAGAAATAAAGAAAAAACGAAACAATAA
- a CDS encoding zinc-binding dehydrogenase, giving the protein MAVITRAALLKGPYDIDLIEKKLVCGDDEVIVKNHLMGICGSDKLFYRGKLPPKTAEFRHPPKFPFPLGHESGGTVVEVGSKVSEYQVGDKVIAFGWNNNYADYFLSKTWQLQPVPKGLEMDLACLGEPISCAMYSGLNSQVQLGDTVVIMGGGFAGQIIAQCSKAKGAHKVIVVDTLEGKLKIAKKLGTDITINITKEDPVAIVKELTGGIGADVVVEAAGSADSFNAASEMIRHNGKFVFYSWVTEPITLNISRWHDDGLQFINTCLVHHTWQERFVWTPETLRPVITGQVDIKSLVTNEFKLEQIKEAFELADNDDTAIKITLRP; this is encoded by the coding sequence ATGGCAGTAATAACACGCGCAGCCCTGCTGAAGGGGCCCTATGATATCGATCTGATCGAGAAGAAACTGGTATGTGGGGATGATGAGGTCATCGTAAAAAACCATCTGATGGGCATTTGCGGGTCGGACAAGCTTTTCTACCGGGGCAAGCTTCCCCCAAAGACTGCTGAGTTCCGCCATCCCCCGAAGTTTCCCTTTCCCCTCGGGCACGAAAGTGGAGGCACTGTTGTGGAGGTCGGATCGAAGGTAAGCGAGTACCAAGTAGGTGATAAAGTGATTGCCTTTGGGTGGAACAACAACTATGCCGATTATTTCCTCTCCAAGACGTGGCAGCTCCAACCAGTTCCCAAGGGTCTAGAGATGGACCTGGCATGTCTGGGCGAGCCAATTTCATGTGCTATGTATTCTGGCCTTAATTCACAGGTGCAGCTGGGAGATACAGTGGTCATCATGGGGGGAGGTTTCGCTGGTCAGATCATCGCTCAGTGCTCCAAGGCAAAGGGGGCACATAAGGTAATCGTTGTTGATACCTTGGAAGGGAAACTGAAAATTGCAAAGAAGCTGGGAACAGACATTACGATTAACATTACCAAAGAAGACCCCGTTGCGATTGTGAAGGAGTTGACTGGTGGTATTGGAGCCGATGTCGTGGTCGAGGCAGCAGGAAGTGCAGATTCTTTCAATGCAGCGAGCGAGATGATCAGGCATAATGGCAAGTTTGTTTTCTATAGTTGGGTCACTGAGCCGATCACTTTGAACATCAGCAGATGGCACGATGATGGACTGCAGTTCATAAATACCTGTCTCGTGCACCATACATGGCAGGAGCGATTTGTCTGGACACCTGAGACGCTCAGGCCGGTAATCACCGGGCAAGTGGATATCAAGTCTTTGGTGACGAATGAATTCAAGCTGGAACAGATCAAGGAAGCGTTTGAGCTTGCAGACAATGATGATACGGCAATAAAGATAACACTGCGTCCCTGA
- a CDS encoding tripartite tricarboxylate transporter substrate binding protein — MRKSLILVLLVLTTMGVVSAQGNEEAKGAYPDRPVEFVAPASAGGGTDTFCRLIVDIINKNDLVDGNVVVINKPGGGGTVGAAYAADANRDGNYTLVALNGAQALGLKASKEVDASDLVPIAALAMDNVLFVAVSDSPYKTFDDVIAAAKKNPGGISVGVADNLDRLCVEMINQQVGIELNGVYFDSAGEIASAMLGEHVEFGIMNPSECGGQIEAKNMSALASFSEDRLDGIYASAPTFKELGYPNIKFQMFRGIMGGSGMSAETVAYWSSVFEKVSATEQWKTNYIEKSALDGRYMGAEKFGPYATENSEQLFQMGEKIGMFK; from the coding sequence ATGAGAAAATCTTTGATTTTGGTACTGTTGGTTCTGACTACCATGGGTGTGGTCAGTGCACAAGGAAATGAAGAGGCCAAAGGCGCTTATCCCGACCGTCCGGTCGAGTTTGTGGCTCCGGCAAGTGCAGGTGGTGGTACGGATACTTTCTGCAGGCTTATCGTCGATATCATCAATAAGAACGATTTGGTTGATGGGAACGTCGTAGTAATTAACAAGCCAGGTGGTGGTGGAACAGTTGGGGCAGCCTATGCAGCTGATGCGAATCGTGACGGTAATTATACCTTGGTGGCTCTTAATGGCGCACAGGCCTTGGGGCTGAAGGCAAGCAAGGAGGTCGATGCTTCGGACCTGGTTCCCATCGCAGCTCTTGCCATGGACAACGTGCTTTTTGTCGCCGTCTCCGATTCTCCCTACAAGACCTTCGATGATGTCATTGCAGCAGCAAAGAAAAATCCTGGTGGCATTTCCGTCGGTGTTGCAGATAATCTCGACCGCCTCTGTGTCGAAATGATCAACCAGCAGGTTGGTATTGAACTCAATGGTGTCTATTTTGACAGCGCTGGTGAAATTGCGAGTGCCATGCTTGGTGAGCATGTTGAATTCGGTATCATGAATCCTTCTGAATGCGGTGGCCAGATCGAGGCAAAGAATATGAGTGCCCTTGCTTCCTTCTCTGAAGATAGACTGGATGGAATTTATGCATCAGCACCAACATTCAAGGAACTTGGATACCCCAACATCAAGTTCCAGATGTTCCGTGGAATCATGGGAGGCTCCGGTATGTCAGCCGAAACCGTAGCTTATTGGTCTAGTGTTTTCGAGAAGGTCTCTGCCACCGAACAGTGGAAGACCAACTACATTGAAAAGAGTGCTCTCGATGGCAGGTACATGGGTGCCGAGAAATTTGGTCCCTATGCAACTGAGAACTCCGAGCAACTTTTCCAGATGGGTGAGAAAATCGGAATGTTCAAGTAG
- a CDS encoding tripartite tricarboxylate transporter TctB family protein, with translation MDIVIVIIEILVAIVWIQQGVVRYVFWENGRPGGGFVPVIFAVIVLAAALAILIKVVFGKNQKETYVFQPSAFMPVVAAVLGGFMLQVGGIGFSVFLFTSIWMRFLSKYSWVKTLITSAIFTFFIYGIFRMWLRVPFPQGFIFQLF, from the coding sequence ATGGATATAGTCATTGTAATCATAGAAATACTTGTTGCGATCGTATGGATACAACAAGGTGTCGTTCGTTACGTGTTCTGGGAAAATGGGAGACCCGGTGGTGGATTTGTACCGGTAATCTTCGCGGTAATCGTTCTTGCTGCCGCCCTTGCAATTCTCATCAAAGTGGTATTCGGGAAAAATCAGAAAGAGACGTATGTATTCCAACCGAGTGCATTTATGCCTGTTGTGGCAGCTGTCCTTGGTGGCTTCATGCTCCAAGTGGGCGGAATCGGCTTTTCGGTGTTCCTTTTTACTTCGATCTGGATGCGTTTTCTCAGCAAGTATTCGTGGGTGAAGACATTGATTACCAGTGCGATTTTCACCTTCTTCATTTATGGAATCTTTAGGATGTGGCTCCGTGTGCCATTTCCGCAGGGTTTTATATTCCAGCTATTTTAA